From Argopecten irradians isolate NY chromosome 2, Ai_NY, whole genome shotgun sequence, the proteins below share one genomic window:
- the LOC138316101 gene encoding single-strand DNA endonuclease ASTE1-like — MGIPGLTTFIDNNLHLLERFELHDSKLIIDGNNLYHLLFYDHRIDYIHGGDYDKFANHTRRFFLMLKECNIKPYVIFDGGYDIDEKKLRTALERSRQRCHLAGFISHGGKGKVMPILAYEAFRCTLLDLGIPHCVCDFEADDQIAVLANEFNAPVLSFDSDFYIFDLTAGYIPFDGVNFVSVESENKEYKYLPCCIYYSKNLAKHFPDLGKSVLPFIATLLGNDFVDHWVFQDFYQRLSTPKKCTFKFDIPIAHTKMRSLFHWLESVNSLENGIEKVLLCFNDEKRVKVEQVMKMSLKAYSSTEQYSRVNLRLLLEGSSKEIEEQCCKCDSPLPVWFRCSFWKGEIAQFCQNVVMLQRVILNCQVEDMKASSATNCCQNIRNVIYGILTSRNEQGKEANSSVPDTLMPDYVTEYTREIKNIRKFKVEPTFKLPTFGVIPCLADIPAMGKNERLSLLFAALDLSSSRILEFPQELQITMAVLIYWIRESDPGVSVNQVRALITCIIAMETSRCQEQTTLKNPGSETSELEKVINKSSPGQVEKFLQNLRKYFSKVEHSKKHKVDVRIIHGFSQFQACYLYTMILNQILQKPLLSPNPASIFNGTFLYSFTKSLDVRPNIHLYIPELFVKHSPILEFYNLLYQAVTDQIEESHLHSTSGKSGKKQKRDRKKKAHKKDQLSEDSMKDEYCDPAMEVEVACDVSNQFSAFGLLEK; from the coding sequence ATGGGTATCCCAGGCCTTACAACGTTTATAGATAATAATCTGCACCTACTGGAAAGGTTTGAGCTTCATGATTCAAAACTAATCATCGATGGAAACAACCTTTACCATCTCCTGTTCTACGATCATAGGATCGACTACATACATGGAGGGGATTACGACAAATTTGCCAACCACACTCGCCGGTTCTTTCTCATGCTGAAAGAGTGTAACATTAAGCCCTATGTGATCTTTGATGGCGGATATGATATTGATGAGAAAAAGCTGCGCACTGCCTTGGAGAGATCAAGACAGAGGTGCCACCTTGCTGGGTTTATTTCACATGGAGGGAAGGGTAAGGTAATGCCAATCTTGGCCTATGAAGCCTTCCGCTGCACCCTACTGGACCTGGGGATTCCTCACTGCGTTTGTGACTTTGAAGCTGATGACCAGATTGCAGTACTGGCCAATGAGTTTAATGCTCCTGTTTTGAGTTTTGACAGCGACTTTTATATCTTTGATTTAACGGCTGGGTACATCCCTTTTGACGGTGTGAACTTTGTCTCTGTAGAGTCAGAAAACAAAGAATACAAGTATTTACCCTGTTGCATTTACTATTCAAAAAACCTTGCAAAACATTTTCCTGACCTTGGGAAATCTGTTCTGCCATTCATTGCAACATTGCTAGGAAATGACTTTGTGGATCATTGGGTATTCCAAGATTTCTATCAAAGGTTAAGTACACCCAAGAAATGTACCTTCAAATTTGACATTCCTATTGCTCATACAAAGATGAGGTCATTATTTCACTGGTTGGAGAGTGTGAATTCCCTGGAGAATGGCATAGAAAAAGTCTTGTTGTGTTTCAACGACGAGAAACGTGTGAAAGTGGAACAAGTGATGAAAATGTCTCTCAAAGCATATTCAAGTACTGAGCAATATTCTAGGGTGAACTTGAGGCTGCTGCTTGAAGGATCATCAAAAGAGATTGAAGAGCAGTGTTGTAAATGTGACTCTCCACTTCCAGTGTGGTTTCGCTGTTCATTTTGGAAAGGTGAGATAGCACAATTCTGTCAGAATGTTGTGATGCTTCAACGAGTGATTCTGAATTGTCAAGTTGAAGACATGAAAGCGTCATCTGCCACTAACTGTTGTCAAAACATTCGAAATGTGATTTACGGAATATTGACCTCTAGGAATGAACAAGGAAAGGAAGCTAACAGTTCTGTACCAGATACATTGATGCCGGACTATGTTACAGAATATACAagagaaataaaaaacataCGGAAGTTTAAAGTTGAACCAACATTTAAGCTGCCAACATTTGGTGTCATACCATGCTTAGCAGACATACCTGCTATGGGAAAGAATGAAAGGTTGTCTTTACTTTTTGCTGCTCTTGATCTTTCTAGTTCAAGAATTTTAGAGTTTCCACAAGAACTACAAATAACAATGGCTGTACTCATTTATTGGATACGGGAATCTGATCCTGGTGTGTCTGTTAATCAGGTTAGAGCTTTGATCACATGTATCATCGCCATGGAAACAAGTAGGTGtcaagagcagacaactctCAAAAACCCCGGATCGGAGACCAGTGAATTAGAAAAAGTTATCAACAAATCCTCACCTGGGCAAGTGGAAAAATTTCTGCAAAATTTGCGCAAGTATTTCAGCAAGGTGGAACACTCCAAGAAGCATAAAGTTGATGTGAGGATCATCCACGGATTCTCACAGTTTCAGGCTTGTTACCTATACACAATGATCCTGAATCAAATTCTCCAGAAACCTTTACTTAGTCCAAACCCTGCTTCCATATTTAATGGAACATTCTTATACAGTTTCACCAAAAGTCTGGATGTCCGTCCTAACATTCATCTGTACATCCCAGAGCTGTTTGTAAAACACTCGCCGATCTTAGAGTTCTATAACCTTCTGTACCAGGCTGTTACAGATCAAATCGAAGAGTCACATTTACACTCTACCTCTGGGAAGTCAGGAAAAAAACAGAAACGGGACAGAAAGAAGAAAGCACACAAGAAGGATCAGTTATCTGAAGACAGTATGAAGGACGAATATTGTGATCCTGCAATGGAAGTAGAGGTGGCATGTGATGTGTCAAATCAATTCAGTGCCTTCGGTTTACTCGAGAAATAG
- the LOC138316102 gene encoding GPI mannosyltransferase 1-like isoform X2, whose protein sequence is MKADSIWSSLALSVAGRVGLLLYGEWQDRTMAVKFTDVDYFVFTDAARLVHQNISPYYRPTYRYTPLLAWLLQPNITLTLMFGKLLFVLFDVVTGYLIYSLLRSQGVNETLCNVFACFWLLNPLAATVSTRGNAESIMTFLVLLTLRLLQSRRYTLAAISYALSVHFKIYTITYSLPIYFMLNADKLLNLNRKGLIFEQCIAYVWPTWRRLMFVAVVVLVLVALTSLYYHWYGWSFLDNTYLYHIGRKDIRHNFSPYFYLIYLTAESPHSSLLALVVFLPQLVLLLTFSIKFYTDLPMCWFLITFVFVTYNKVCTSQYFLWYLCLLPVVLPSIYMSIKRGIALIVLWFIGQGLWLFPAYGLEFEGFNTFIYIWSAGVVFFFINVYIVTAILDNYTPKPHTKSLHLK, encoded by the exons ATGAAGGCGGACAGTATTTGGAGTTCCCTAGCCCTGTCTGTGGCGGGCCGTGTCGGTCTTTTATTGTATGGCGAGTGGCAGGACAGGACGATGGCCGTCAAGTTTACTGATGTAGACTACTTTGTCTTTACGGACGCTGCTCGGCTGGTACACCAG AACATTTCCCCGTATTACCGACCGACGTACCGCTACACACCACTTCTGGCGTGGCTGTTACAGCCGAACATCACACTCACTCTGATGTTCGGTAAACTCCTCTTCGTCCTCTTCGACGTGGTGACTGGATACTTGATATATTCCTTACTGAGGTCACAGGGGGTCAATGAGACTTTGTGTAATGTGTTTGCGTGCTTCTGGCTACTGAACCCTCTTGCCGCCACAGTGTCCACTCGAGGGAATGCAGAATCCATCATGACATTTCTGGTGCTATTGACATTGCGGTTGCTCCAGAGTCGAAGATATACACTTGCAGCCATCTCATACGCCCTCTCCGTCCACTTTAAGATTTATACTATAACTTATTCACTgcctatttattttatgttaaacGCAGATAAACTGTTGAATTTGAACAGGAAAGGTCTTATATTTGAACAATGCATTGCGTATGTATGGCCAACTTGGAGGCGTCTGATGTTTGTTGCTGTAGTGGTGTTGGTCCTTGTGGCATTAACTAGTCTTTACTACCATTG GTACGGCTGGTCCTTCCTTGACAATACTTACCTGTACCATATCGGCAGGAAGGATATCCGCCACAACTTCTCACCTTATTTTTACCTGATCTACCTGACGGCCGAGTCTCCCCACTCCTCTCTCTTGGCCTTGGTCGTCTTCCTTCCTCAACTCGTCCTCCTCCTCACATTTTCAATCAAGTTCTACACCGACCTTCCCATGTGTTGGTTTCTGATCACATTTGTATTCGTCACCTACAACAAAGTCTGCACATCACAG TATTTCCTGTGGTACTTGTGCCTCTTGCCTGTCGTCCTCCCAAGCATTTACATGTCCATAAAGAGAGGGATAGCCTTGATAGTGCTTTGGTTCATCGGTcag GGTTTATGGCTGTTCCCCGCCTATGGCCTGGAGTTCGAGGGatttaatacatttatctaCATCTGGTCAGCAGGCGTAGTGTTCTTCTTCATCAACGTATATATAGTCACAGCCATATTGGACAATTATACACCCAAACCACACACGAAATctcttcatttgaaataa
- the LOC138316102 gene encoding GPI mannosyltransferase 1-like isoform X1, which yields MKADSIWSSLALSVAGRVGLLLYGEWQDRTMAVKFTDVDYFVFTDAARLVHQNISPYYRPTYRYTPLLAWLLQPNITLTLMFGKLLFVLFDVVTGYLIYSLLRSQGVNETLCNVFACFWLLNPLAATVSTRGNAESIMTFLVLLTLRLLQSRRYTLAAISYALSVHFKIYTITYSLPIYFMLNADKLLNLNRKGLIFEQCIAYVWPTWRRLMFVAVVVLVLVALTSLYYHWYGWSFLDNTYLYHIGRKDIRHNFSPYFYLIYLTAESPHSSLLALVVFLPQLVLLLTFSIKFYTDLPMCWFLITFVFVTYNKVCTSQLFCDVVMSSMMPERSLFQYFLWYLCLLPVVLPSIYMSIKRGIALIVLWFIGQGLWLFPAYGLEFEGFNTFIYIWSAGVVFFFINVYIVTAILDNYTPKPHTKSLHLK from the exons ATGAAGGCGGACAGTATTTGGAGTTCCCTAGCCCTGTCTGTGGCGGGCCGTGTCGGTCTTTTATTGTATGGCGAGTGGCAGGACAGGACGATGGCCGTCAAGTTTACTGATGTAGACTACTTTGTCTTTACGGACGCTGCTCGGCTGGTACACCAG AACATTTCCCCGTATTACCGACCGACGTACCGCTACACACCACTTCTGGCGTGGCTGTTACAGCCGAACATCACACTCACTCTGATGTTCGGTAAACTCCTCTTCGTCCTCTTCGACGTGGTGACTGGATACTTGATATATTCCTTACTGAGGTCACAGGGGGTCAATGAGACTTTGTGTAATGTGTTTGCGTGCTTCTGGCTACTGAACCCTCTTGCCGCCACAGTGTCCACTCGAGGGAATGCAGAATCCATCATGACATTTCTGGTGCTATTGACATTGCGGTTGCTCCAGAGTCGAAGATATACACTTGCAGCCATCTCATACGCCCTCTCCGTCCACTTTAAGATTTATACTATAACTTATTCACTgcctatttattttatgttaaacGCAGATAAACTGTTGAATTTGAACAGGAAAGGTCTTATATTTGAACAATGCATTGCGTATGTATGGCCAACTTGGAGGCGTCTGATGTTTGTTGCTGTAGTGGTGTTGGTCCTTGTGGCATTAACTAGTCTTTACTACCATTG GTACGGCTGGTCCTTCCTTGACAATACTTACCTGTACCATATCGGCAGGAAGGATATCCGCCACAACTTCTCACCTTATTTTTACCTGATCTACCTGACGGCCGAGTCTCCCCACTCCTCTCTCTTGGCCTTGGTCGTCTTCCTTCCTCAACTCGTCCTCCTCCTCACATTTTCAATCAAGTTCTACACCGACCTTCCCATGTGTTGGTTTCTGATCACATTTGTATTCGTCACCTACAACAAAGTCTGCACATCACAG TTGTTTTGTGATGTAGTGATGTCTTCCATGATGCCAGAGCGATCACTGTTTCAGTATTTCCTGTGGTACTTGTGCCTCTTGCCTGTCGTCCTCCCAAGCATTTACATGTCCATAAAGAGAGGGATAGCCTTGATAGTGCTTTGGTTCATCGGTcag GGTTTATGGCTGTTCCCCGCCTATGGCCTGGAGTTCGAGGGatttaatacatttatctaCATCTGGTCAGCAGGCGTAGTGTTCTTCTTCATCAACGTATATATAGTCACAGCCATATTGGACAATTATACACCCAAACCACACACGAAATctcttcatttgaaataa